The Pyrococcus kukulkanii genome contains a region encoding:
- a CDS encoding hydrogenase: MFGYWDALYFVLVFIIGLILAYLLERWAKSAGMGTREVGDGTKIFISGEDPEKTIPGFEHLEGFHTGKNTMWGLINGAKRFFATLRADHTGLLTDYVSYLLMTTAFILVVILLRG; the protein is encoded by the coding sequence GTGTTTGGTTATTGGGATGCCCTTTACTTCGTCCTCGTCTTTATCATCGGTCTAATCCTTGCCTACCTCCTTGAGAGATGGGCAAAAAGTGCTGGAATGGGCACAAGGGAAGTTGGGGATGGTACAAAGATATTCATAAGCGGTGAAGATCCGGAGAAGACAATTCCAGGATTTGAGCACCTTGAAGGCTTCCATACAGGAAAGAACACCATGTGGGGTCTAATAAATGGAGCAAAGAGGTTCTTTGCTACCCTTAGGGCCGACCATACTGGATTGCTAACGGACTACGTTAGTTACCTCCTAATGACCACGGCATTCATACTTGTCGTGATACTGCTTAGGGGGTGA
- a CDS encoding NADH-quinone oxidoreductase subunit B family protein — MTIKVPADQGNSQERKRLEKRIAQLCRFIGKSPWVFHVNSGSCNGCDIEIIAALTPRYDAERFGVKLVGSPRHADILIVTGPVTNQSLERVKLVYEQTPDPKVVIAVGACPTGGSVFYESPFTNAPLDNVIPVDVFVPGCPPRPEAILYGVVLALEKLAKMVKGEVPPEEGGE, encoded by the coding sequence ATGACGATTAAGGTTCCCGCCGATCAAGGTAATTCGCAGGAAAGGAAGAGGCTTGAAAAGAGAATTGCACAACTCTGCAGGTTCATTGGGAAATCCCCCTGGGTATTCCACGTAAACAGCGGAAGCTGTAACGGGTGTGATATCGAGATAATTGCCGCTTTAACTCCGCGATACGATGCTGAGAGGTTTGGAGTAAAGCTCGTAGGGAGCCCCAGGCATGCAGATATTTTGATAGTCACCGGACCAGTCACAAATCAGAGTTTGGAAAGGGTAAAGCTCGTGTACGAGCAAACTCCTGACCCAAAGGTGGTAATTGCAGTAGGAGCTTGCCCAACGGGTGGGAGTGTTTTCTACGAGAGTCCATTTACAAATGCCCCCCTTGATAACGTCATTCCAGTAGACGTCTTCGTTCCAGGATGTCCACCTAGGCCAGAAGCAATACTTTATGGTGTTGTTTTGGCTCTGGAAAAGCTTGCGAAGATGGTTAAGGGAGAGGTACCTCCTGAGGAGGGAGGAGAATGA
- a CDS encoding NADH-quinone oxidoreductase subunit C, protein MSKEEEFVEIVKQKFPDVSVVIKENKWGRKRVWINVPRESFREFMKFLKEYDEDAHYSIAIGEDVGKAIDFSIHFLLKYEDAPAISLIVKTSVPKDDPVLPDISDIFPISLQFEREVMEMIGIDFENAPDKRRLFLPDDFPEGIYPLRLDDKGIPEEMVKNAGHPYLLRRGE, encoded by the coding sequence ATGAGCAAGGAGGAAGAGTTCGTTGAAATAGTCAAACAGAAGTTTCCTGATGTTAGTGTTGTAATCAAGGAGAATAAGTGGGGTAGAAAGAGAGTGTGGATAAATGTACCTAGGGAGAGTTTTAGGGAGTTCATGAAGTTCCTGAAGGAGTATGATGAGGATGCCCACTATTCTATAGCTATAGGGGAAGACGTTGGCAAGGCGATAGATTTCAGCATTCACTTCCTACTAAAGTACGAAGATGCTCCGGCCATTTCATTGATAGTTAAGACAAGCGTTCCCAAAGATGATCCGGTGCTTCCCGACATAAGTGACATATTCCCAATCTCCCTCCAGTTCGAGAGGGAAGTCATGGAGATGATAGGAATAGACTTTGAAAATGCTCCTGACAAGAGAAGGTTATTCCTCCCCGACGACTTCCCAGAGGGTATCTATCCTCTAAGGCTTGACGACAAGGGAATTCCAGAGGAGATGGTGAAGAACGCTGGTCATCCTTACCTATTGAGGAGGGGTGAGTGA
- a CDS encoding hydrogenase large subunit: MTKKVEYWVKIPFGPIHPGLEEPEKFILTLDGERIVSVDVKLGYNLRGIQWIAMRRNYVQIMYLAERICGICSFSHNHTYVRAVEEMAGIEVPERAEYIRVIIGELERIHSHLLNLGVVGHDIGYDTVLHLTWLAREKVMDVLEAITGNRVNYSMMTIGGVRRDIEEKHKRLLLEMIKYYREVLPQIEDVFLHDSTIEARLRDSAIIPRKLAIEMGAVGPTGRGSGVKDDARWSERLGVYPDLGIKPVMPEDVTGEKARGDIYDRMAVRIGELWQSLELIEHALDQMPEGKIKTFPKDNVLVAKLKILGDGEGIGRYEAPRGELVHYVKGKEGRDGPVRWKMREPTFPNIFAIAKGLEGNQLADAVVAIASIDPCLSCTDRVAVIKDGKKFILTEKDLLRLSIKKTREINPEVKGDPTPAGVGCSRGVLL; the protein is encoded by the coding sequence ATGACGAAGAAAGTTGAATACTGGGTTAAGATTCCATTCGGCCCAATTCATCCTGGACTTGAGGAGCCTGAGAAGTTCATTCTAACGCTCGACGGTGAGAGGATAGTTAGCGTTGACGTTAAGCTCGGGTATAACCTTAGAGGCATTCAATGGATAGCAATGAGAAGGAACTACGTTCAGATTATGTACCTGGCTGAAAGGATTTGTGGAATATGCTCATTTTCACATAATCACACGTACGTTAGAGCAGTTGAGGAGATGGCCGGAATAGAAGTTCCAGAGAGGGCGGAGTACATAAGGGTTATTATAGGTGAACTTGAGAGGATACACTCTCATCTTCTTAATCTAGGTGTCGTTGGGCATGACATAGGCTACGATACCGTCCTTCACTTAACTTGGCTGGCTAGAGAAAAGGTCATGGACGTGCTCGAGGCGATAACGGGAAACAGGGTTAACTATTCGATGATGACCATTGGTGGCGTTAGAAGGGACATAGAGGAGAAGCATAAGAGATTGTTGCTGGAGATGATCAAGTACTACCGAGAAGTACTTCCCCAAATTGAAGATGTGTTCTTGCATGACTCAACCATTGAGGCTAGATTGAGGGACTCGGCTATAATTCCTAGGAAACTCGCAATTGAGATGGGAGCAGTCGGTCCCACTGGTAGAGGTTCGGGAGTTAAGGATGATGCAAGATGGAGCGAGAGATTAGGAGTTTATCCTGATCTTGGAATCAAGCCAGTAATGCCTGAAGATGTCACAGGGGAAAAGGCCAGGGGAGATATATATGATAGGATGGCCGTTAGAATAGGCGAATTGTGGCAGAGCCTCGAGCTGATAGAGCATGCTCTCGATCAGATGCCTGAGGGTAAGATAAAGACCTTCCCAAAGGACAATGTCCTAGTGGCGAAGTTAAAGATCCTTGGAGATGGGGAGGGCATAGGAAGATATGAGGCCCCGAGAGGTGAGCTTGTCCACTACGTTAAGGGCAAGGAGGGAAGGGACGGTCCAGTAAGGTGGAAGATGAGAGAGCCAACGTTTCCGAATATCTTCGCTATAGCTAAAGGATTAGAAGGTAACCAGCTAGCTGATGCCGTCGTTGCAATTGCATCAATTGATCCCTGCCTAAGCTGTACCGATAGAGTTGCTGTGATAAAGGATGGGAAGAAGTTCATACTGACAGAGAAAGATCTTCTAAGGCTTTCTATAAAGAAGACGAGGGAGATAAATCCCGAAGTTAAGGGAGATCCAACTCCCGCAGGAGTTGGGTGCTCTAGGGGGGTGTTGTTATGA
- a CDS encoding respiratory chain complex I subunit 1 family protein — MNLVYALLGLLGLYIYVSVMSLLFAGIDRKLVARMQRRIGPPILQPFYDFLKLVSKETIIPNTANFMFKVAPVLMLATTIALLAYTPFGFAPLFATKGDIIVFIYLLTLADFFLVIGVMSSGSPYGRIGASREVAMLVSREPAMMLGVFAVMWGISKFGVQKPFSLSSLYEHNIWELGPMAWVAGAILVYVFMSWLASEIEAGFFNIPEAEQEIAEGTLVEYSGRYLAIIKLAESMKEFIAASLVVAVLFPWQLNMPGIQGYIVNLLIHTLKVFIVLFVAKTIFRTVTGRLKISQAVNLLWTRVFAASVIGALILAMGVSL, encoded by the coding sequence ATGAACCTAGTTTATGCTCTCCTCGGGCTACTTGGCCTCTATATCTACGTTTCCGTAATGTCACTATTGTTCGCGGGAATTGATAGAAAGCTAGTTGCGAGAATGCAGAGGAGAATAGGGCCACCAATATTGCAGCCTTTCTATGACTTCCTAAAGCTCGTTAGCAAGGAAACCATAATCCCCAATACGGCAAACTTCATGTTTAAAGTCGCTCCAGTGTTAATGCTTGCAACGACTATAGCTTTGTTAGCTTACACTCCTTTTGGTTTCGCTCCCCTCTTTGCGACCAAGGGTGATATAATTGTGTTCATCTATCTACTAACCCTTGCGGACTTCTTCCTTGTGATAGGTGTTATGAGCTCAGGAAGCCCCTACGGTAGGATAGGTGCATCGAGAGAAGTTGCAATGCTCGTCTCAAGGGAGCCAGCAATGATGCTTGGAGTTTTCGCCGTGATGTGGGGAATCTCAAAGTTTGGAGTTCAAAAACCCTTCAGTCTCTCAAGCCTGTACGAGCATAACATCTGGGAGCTAGGTCCCATGGCTTGGGTGGCAGGGGCAATACTCGTTTACGTCTTCATGTCATGGCTGGCAAGTGAGATAGAGGCGGGATTTTTCAACATTCCTGAGGCTGAGCAGGAAATTGCCGAGGGAACCCTTGTCGAGTACAGCGGCAGATACTTAGCGATAATAAAGCTCGCTGAGTCAATGAAGGAGTTTATAGCGGCTTCACTCGTGGTTGCAGTGTTATTCCCCTGGCAACTCAACATGCCTGGGATTCAGGGTTATATAGTCAACCTACTCATTCACACCCTCAAGGTGTTTATAGTCCTGTTCGTTGCAAAGACGATATTTAGGACAGTTACTGGTAGGCTGAAGATTAGCCAGGCAGTAAACCTGCTGTGGACTAGGGTGTTTGCCGCAAGTGTTATCGGAGCCTTAATTCTCGCAATGGGGGTGAGCCTATGA
- a CDS encoding 4Fe-4S binding protein produces MIRLPLLSTVIKNLFKKPATNPFPKTEPVPVPENFRGKIVYNVDKCVGCRMCVTVCPAGVFVYLPEIRKVALWTGRCVFCKQCVDVCPTNALQMSDEFLLASYDKYDSKFIYVTPEEAEEIKKKQEELKKAKAQAKAKKDQ; encoded by the coding sequence ATGATAAGACTCCCACTATTATCTACCGTTATCAAGAACCTCTTCAAGAAGCCGGCAACTAATCCCTTCCCTAAGACTGAACCTGTTCCTGTTCCTGAGAACTTCAGGGGCAAGATAGTGTACAACGTCGACAAGTGCGTTGGCTGTAGAATGTGCGTTACCGTGTGCCCTGCTGGAGTTTTCGTGTACCTCCCGGAGATAAGGAAGGTTGCACTATGGACGGGCAGGTGCGTGTTCTGCAAGCAGTGCGTCGATGTCTGTCCGACAAATGCGCTTCAAATGAGCGATGAGTTCCTGCTTGCGAGTTACGACAAGTACGACTCAAAGTTCATCTATGTAACCCCGGAGGAAGCTGAGGAGATCAAGAAGAAGCAGGAGGAACTAAAGAAGGCCAAGGCACAGGCTAAAGCTAAGAAGGATCAGTGA
- a CDS encoding phosphoadenosine phosphosulfate reductase domain-containing protein: MFNIIVRARKDAKAIQYINERNYGGYLRVSSLGGGRRFEEVEGNLHDALSDPYIPILLFGEKEKELAEEIANELEGPYFIRVLRTKRVRNMRVDELYSHIEEIKARFRLGIAWNVNHYRFTPDNPMGLEINPDYDLYFAVGEGFRRNMVELLGVDPGDVSLVLRKTMNVEEYYSGPNKIAEISKVLGQPTEVKLRIPVLEEVSLTETIKANKEYIEAFERASIFFLKDFTDKTAVVPWSGGKDSTATLILASKVFDEVTAIYVKMEYEMPLTDEYIEEISKKLGINLVKVEVPMPIHKYGLPTHANRWCTKMKVEALYNAVKEIENPILIVGDRDAESARRRLKPPVVTRKTPMGDITEVMPIKFWSGAMVQLYILMNGFELHPLYYQGFYRLGCTVCPSLAQWEIDLLDKLGYLPKFMKERKINDA; the protein is encoded by the coding sequence ATGTTCAACATAATAGTTAGAGCAAGGAAAGATGCGAAGGCGATTCAGTACATCAATGAGAGAAATTATGGAGGCTATCTAAGAGTTTCGAGCTTGGGTGGAGGAAGGAGGTTTGAAGAAGTAGAGGGTAACCTCCATGATGCTTTAAGCGACCCTTACATCCCAATACTCCTTTTTGGGGAGAAGGAAAAAGAATTAGCAGAAGAGATCGCAAATGAGTTGGAAGGCCCTTACTTCATAAGAGTTCTTAGAACAAAGAGAGTTAGAAACATGAGGGTTGATGAGTTATACTCTCATATAGAGGAAATAAAGGCAAGATTTAGGCTTGGTATTGCTTGGAACGTTAATCATTATCGATTCACCCCGGACAATCCTATGGGCTTGGAAATAAATCCAGACTACGATCTCTACTTTGCAGTGGGGGAAGGTTTTCGGAGGAACATGGTTGAGCTACTAGGTGTTGATCCTGGGGATGTATCTTTGGTTCTTAGGAAAACCATGAATGTGGAGGAATACTACTCCGGTCCAAACAAGATAGCAGAAATAAGTAAGGTGCTGGGTCAGCCCACGGAGGTTAAGTTGAGAATACCTGTACTTGAGGAAGTTTCCCTCACGGAAACAATCAAAGCTAACAAAGAGTATATAGAAGCCTTTGAGAGGGCAAGTATTTTCTTCCTAAAAGACTTTACCGACAAAACTGCGGTAGTGCCATGGAGTGGTGGAAAGGATTCTACTGCCACCCTGATATTGGCAAGTAAAGTGTTCGATGAAGTTACAGCTATTTACGTAAAAATGGAATATGAAATGCCCCTTACCGATGAGTACATTGAGGAGATATCAAAAAAGCTTGGGATAAATCTCGTGAAAGTTGAAGTTCCAATGCCCATCCATAAGTATGGCCTGCCAACCCATGCCAACAGATGGTGCACGAAGATGAAGGTCGAAGCCCTCTATAATGCCGTTAAGGAAATTGAGAATCCAATTCTTATCGTAGGTGATAGGGATGCTGAAAGTGCTAGGAGAAGGCTTAAGCCACCTGTTGTAACCAGAAAGACACCCATGGGGGATATAACAGAGGTAATGCCGATTAAGTTCTGGAGCGGGGCAATGGTTCAGCTGTATATCCTCATGAATGGATTTGAGTTGCACCCCCTATATTATCAGGGATTCTATAGGTTAGGTTGCACGGTATGTCCAAGCTTAGCCCAGTGGGAAATTGATCTGCTTGATAAGCTTGGATATCTTCCAAAATTTATGAAAGAAAGGAAAATCAATGACGCCTAA
- a CDS encoding S16 family serine protease — MKKEAIISLFIAITILLEPALAQCPCEGRTVILKAPAVSMTSTGELIGVPTEFVITVAPGSGHVYVETWPLTEVDMQASARLAAEVAGRVLGIDMSKYDVFIQVKADSPIIGGPSAGGTMTVGIIAALMGWKVRNDVMMTGMINPDGSIGPVGGILEKASAAHQAGARIFLIPEGQRIQVVTETQRKQIGPVTQITTTQRRVDVAKYAEERWGLKVIEVRDIYDAVYYFTGHELERPKPKGHIIISTSFLEKDAKKDYDETVQYYNTVSEKLKNSEVSYSTYSYLRAALDDAHNTLQNAKRAIDSGRYYTAMSLDFQARIVIRHVDWYIDVYEGRDLEDIFLEVKKEIDNVETYVSNLTIRGVTMLQAVAASETRIEDAKEYLKEAQASYYKQDYWDAVSNAAYAYERAKTAKLWAELGERYARGEVISREAIKRAARNQLDNARLIVTYVTSMLGQQNLQDLINTLNKGEQYYEDGKYSAALFSAMEARIRGEVILDTIGIDNVSVLKDKLNMMKEEAKTAIGLAEEGGTVPLLSMAYYEFAESYEAKGDLQDIITAMIFYQYAKETAMVFLGWKSSGESAKTTTISPPISQNSTEVTTTITVTKTETVSGTGTKICGPAIIVLIGGLAAIFRRH, encoded by the coding sequence ATGAAAAAAGAAGCTATAATATCGCTTTTTATCGCGATAACAATTCTTCTTGAGCCAGCTCTTGCTCAATGCCCATGCGAAGGAAGAACAGTAATCTTAAAGGCACCGGCAGTTTCAATGACGTCAACAGGAGAGCTGATAGGTGTTCCTACCGAGTTTGTAATTACCGTAGCCCCAGGAAGCGGACATGTATACGTCGAAACTTGGCCTCTAACGGAGGTTGATATGCAAGCATCGGCGAGGCTTGCAGCAGAGGTTGCAGGAAGGGTTCTTGGTATAGACATGAGCAAATATGACGTCTTCATTCAAGTTAAGGCAGATTCCCCAATAATCGGCGGACCTTCGGCAGGAGGTACAATGACGGTCGGTATAATTGCGGCGCTAATGGGATGGAAGGTCAGAAATGACGTAATGATGACTGGAATGATAAATCCCGATGGTAGCATAGGGCCGGTAGGAGGAATCTTGGAAAAGGCTTCCGCAGCTCATCAGGCAGGAGCAAGGATATTCCTAATTCCAGAGGGGCAGAGAATTCAAGTAGTCACCGAAACTCAGAGAAAGCAGATTGGCCCAGTGACACAAATTACAACCACCCAGAGAAGAGTTGATGTTGCAAAGTACGCGGAGGAGAGATGGGGACTAAAAGTAATAGAAGTGAGGGATATATATGATGCTGTCTACTACTTCACAGGTCACGAGCTTGAAAGACCCAAGCCAAAAGGACATATAATAATAAGCACGAGCTTCCTTGAGAAGGACGCAAAGAAAGACTACGATGAAACAGTCCAGTATTACAATACTGTTAGTGAGAAGCTGAAAAATAGCGAGGTAAGCTACTCTACGTACAGTTACCTAAGGGCAGCCTTAGATGATGCCCACAATACCCTTCAAAATGCAAAAAGGGCAATAGATAGTGGTAGATATTACACCGCAATGAGTTTAGATTTCCAAGCCAGGATCGTAATTAGGCATGTCGACTGGTATATAGATGTATATGAAGGCAGGGATCTCGAGGACATATTCTTAGAGGTCAAGAAAGAGATAGACAACGTTGAAACTTACGTCTCAAACCTTACTATAAGGGGAGTAACTATGCTTCAAGCAGTAGCCGCCAGTGAAACTAGAATTGAAGATGCAAAGGAGTATCTAAAAGAGGCCCAAGCCTCATACTACAAACAGGATTATTGGGATGCCGTAAGCAATGCTGCATACGCATATGAGAGAGCAAAAACCGCTAAGCTCTGGGCAGAGCTTGGGGAGAGGTATGCAAGGGGGGAGGTTATATCGCGGGAAGCAATTAAGAGAGCAGCACGGAATCAGCTCGATAATGCGAGATTAATCGTCACCTACGTAACTTCAATGCTTGGTCAGCAAAACCTGCAGGATCTAATAAATACGCTTAATAAAGGAGAGCAATATTATGAGGACGGCAAATACTCAGCAGCGCTATTCTCTGCCATGGAAGCTAGGATTAGAGGAGAGGTAATACTTGACACTATTGGAATTGACAATGTAAGCGTTCTTAAAGACAAGTTAAACATGATGAAAGAAGAAGCCAAGACTGCAATTGGGCTTGCTGAAGAAGGAGGAACGGTTCCCCTACTCTCAATGGCATACTATGAGTTCGCAGAAAGCTATGAAGCAAAAGGAGATCTCCAGGATATAATAACAGCAATGATATTCTACCAGTACGCGAAGGAAACGGCAATGGTGTTCCTGGGTTGGAAGTCTAGCGGTGAAAGCGCAAAAACAACGACGATCTCTCCACCTATAAGCCAAAACAGCACAGAGGTCACGACAACGATAACGGTAACAAAGACGGAAACGGTAAGTGGAACAGGGACAAAGATATGCGGGCCCGCGATAATAGTGCTAATAGGAGGTCTAGCGGCGATCTTTAGGCGTCATTGA
- a CDS encoding DUF4870 domain-containing protein: MNDKTSLGLEENVEAALSYVGIFVTGIIVLALEKESEFVRFHALQSTITFLGLIILGAIFSVIPIIGWIFNTIITVVAVIAWILGIIKAYQGEKFKFPIAGDLAESWLPKVNI, from the coding sequence ATGAACGACAAGACGTCATTGGGTCTAGAAGAGAACGTTGAAGCAGCCCTAAGTTACGTTGGTATCTTTGTTACGGGTATAATCGTTCTAGCCTTAGAGAAGGAAAGCGAATTTGTGAGGTTTCATGCCCTCCAGTCAACGATAACGTTCCTGGGTTTGATAATCTTAGGTGCAATCTTTAGTGTAATCCCAATTATTGGATGGATATTTAATACGATAATAACGGTCGTTGCCGTAATAGCTTGGATACTCGGAATAATAAAGGCATATCAAGGGGAGAAGTTCAAGTTTCCTATAGCCGGAGACCTAGCAGAATCATGGCTTCCAAAGGTTAACATTTGA
- the coaBC gene encoding bifunctional phosphopantothenoylcysteine decarboxylase/phosphopantothenate--cysteine ligase CoaBC has translation MLHHVKLIYATKSRKLVGKKIVLAIPGSIAAVECVKLARELIRHGAEVHAVMSESATKIIHPYAMEFATGNPVVTEITGFIEHVELAGEHENKADLILVCPATANTISKIACGIDDTPVTTVVTTAFPHIPIMIAPAMHESMYRHPIVRENIEKLKRLGVEFIGPRIEEGKAKVATIDEIVYRVIKKLHPKTLKGKRVLVTAGATREYLDPIRFITNASSGKMGVALAEEADFRGAEVTLIKTRGSVPSFVENQVEVETVEEMLNAIEEELSKKKYDVVIMAAAVSDFRPKVKAQEKIKSGQRILLELEPTPKIINRIKEIQPSVFLVGFKAETSMDKLVEEAKRQIERAKSDMVVGNTVEAFGSEENKVVIITKDSVKDLPKMKKRELAEKIWDEIERLL, from the coding sequence ATGCTTCACCATGTTAAGCTTATCTACGCCACGAAGAGCAGAAAGCTAGTCGGGAAAAAGATTGTCCTCGCAATCCCAGGGAGCATAGCTGCAGTTGAATGTGTAAAACTCGCTAGAGAACTCATAAGACACGGGGCTGAAGTTCATGCGGTGATGAGCGAGAGTGCCACAAAAATAATTCACCCTTACGCGATGGAATTCGCAACGGGTAATCCTGTTGTAACCGAAATTACGGGGTTTATAGAGCATGTTGAGCTTGCAGGTGAGCACGAAAATAAAGCTGATCTAATTTTGGTGTGTCCTGCGACAGCCAACACTATCAGTAAGATTGCCTGTGGGATAGATGATACCCCAGTAACCACGGTCGTTACGACTGCATTCCCTCACATCCCAATAATGATAGCCCCGGCAATGCATGAGAGCATGTATAGGCATCCGATAGTTAGGGAAAACATTGAAAAGCTAAAGAGACTTGGCGTAGAGTTCATAGGGCCTAGAATAGAAGAAGGGAAGGCAAAGGTGGCAACTATCGACGAAATAGTATACAGGGTGATAAAGAAGTTGCATCCAAAAACCCTGAAGGGAAAGCGTGTTCTCGTTACTGCTGGGGCCACTCGTGAATACTTGGATCCAATAAGGTTCATAACGAATGCCAGTAGTGGGAAGATGGGTGTTGCTTTAGCGGAAGAGGCAGACTTTAGAGGGGCGGAGGTTACACTCATAAAAACAAGGGGTAGTGTCCCCAGCTTCGTAGAGAATCAAGTGGAAGTTGAAACTGTCGAGGAGATGCTCAACGCAATAGAGGAGGAATTATCAAAGAAGAAGTACGATGTTGTTATAATGGCTGCAGCCGTGAGTGATTTCAGGCCTAAGGTAAAGGCCCAAGAAAAGATAAAGAGCGGTCAGAGGATTTTATTGGAGCTTGAGCCTACTCCAAAGATAATAAACAGAATAAAAGAGATTCAACCAAGTGTGTTCCTAGTTGGTTTTAAAGCTGAGACATCCATGGATAAGTTAGTAGAGGAGGCAAAGAGACAGATAGAGAGAGCTAAAAGTGACATGGTCGTTGGAAACACGGTGGAGGCTTTTGGAAGCGAAGAAAATAAGGTTGTTATTATAACGAAAGATAGTGTTAAAGACTTGCCAAAGATGAAGAAAAGAGAGCTTGCGGAGAAAATATGGGACGAAATAGAGAGGTTACTCTGA
- the nuoI gene encoding NADH-quinone oxidoreductase subunit NuoI, giving the protein MPAKVVGEEKVKKSPSFVKPWLGLKYLFKKPVTIKIPYEKIDPAPKYRGFHTLDWKKCVGCNFCGQICPARAIEMTWIEIDGKMEKRPHPKIDYGRCTFCQFCVDVCPTGALGFIESYILTTTGKEEELVLYDWVPIHPDKFREIQKEFKDWRFPVEKIDVNEETGEVIYYLRNGETFKFKIVGYGIRPPKPPTPPKKEEKKSE; this is encoded by the coding sequence ATGCCGGCAAAAGTTGTTGGTGAGGAGAAGGTTAAGAAAAGCCCCTCATTCGTCAAACCCTGGCTCGGCCTTAAATACCTCTTCAAAAAACCTGTCACGATAAAGATACCCTACGAAAAAATTGATCCTGCCCCAAAGTACAGGGGATTCCACACTCTAGATTGGAAGAAGTGCGTTGGCTGTAACTTCTGCGGCCAGATATGTCCAGCGAGGGCAATAGAGATGACGTGGATAGAAATCGACGGCAAGATGGAGAAGAGACCCCATCCAAAGATAGACTACGGAAGGTGCACCTTCTGCCAGTTCTGTGTCGATGTGTGTCCAACTGGAGCGCTGGGATTCATAGAAAGCTACATACTAACAACCACAGGAAAAGAGGAGGAGCTCGTCCTTTACGATTGGGTTCCAATACATCCAGACAAGTTCAGGGAGATACAGAAGGAATTTAAGGACTGGAGATTTCCTGTGGAAAAAATAGACGTCAATGAAGAGACCGGCGAAGTAATTTACTATCTCAGGAACGGGGAAACGTTCAAGTTTAAGATCGTTGGGTATGGTATAAGACCCCCAAAACCACCGACTCCACCAAAGAAAGAAGAAAAGAAGTCAGAGTAA